Proteins encoded by one window of Nitrospinota bacterium:
- a CDS encoding aldehyde ferredoxin oxidoreductase family protein yields the protein MSDNGKFQYGGYKGKILRVNLSSGKISTEPLKEDWARDFLGGVGLAARFLYEELKPKTDPLSPENKLVLMTGPVQGTIVPTASRSVFCTKSPLTNNFFNSIHGGHIGAELKYAGYDGLIVEGKAEKPVYISINDNKVEIRDASKLWGKFTFEAHAEIRKELGDDEVHIATIGPAGENGVRYALILCDMRASGRGGTGAVMGSKNLKAIAVRGTGEVTVPDTKKIAEYSLKMNEIFVSNPTTGKQLAYYGSPGSILPFNKLGILGTRNWQTEVFEGAEGICGETMRERVVKKDKACIACPIHCTKFSVVKDGPYKATIEGPDYEAVWGMGSMCGVDNLDAIVKGDEICDEYGIDLMSGGCTVAWAMEAYEKGIITKEDTGGIDLRFGNADAMLEMLEKIGKREEGLGWLLGEGSKRASEKIRKGSEEFCITNKGLEIAGHTARGLPGHAMGYAVGHRGGSHHDSRPTGERTGMVPRETTEGKGPYVAGVNHWLIFCDSLVLCHFGESVWGPIALNENTVEALNVVTGRHLNVDDANEHAERIWNLIRGFAAREGFTRDDDTLPKRFTHEPIPEGPSKGMVVTPEMLEKMKDEYFEFRGWDKKTGIPTKEKLLELGLDFIAKDLYPG from the coding sequence ATGTCAGATAATGGAAAGTTTCAATATGGTGGTTATAAGGGAAAGATTTTAAGGGTCAATCTTTCCAGCGGTAAAATCAGCACCGAACCCTTAAAAGAAGACTGGGCCAGGGATTTCCTAGGGGGTGTGGGTTTAGCTGCTCGATTCTTATATGAAGAGCTGAAACCCAAAACAGACCCACTCAGTCCGGAGAACAAACTCGTCCTGATGACAGGACCTGTCCAGGGAACCATCGTTCCCACAGCATCAAGGTCTGTTTTCTGCACCAAATCCCCGTTAACAAATAATTTCTTTAACAGTATCCACGGCGGGCATATCGGCGCAGAACTCAAATATGCTGGATATGACGGCCTCATTGTCGAGGGAAAGGCTGAAAAGCCTGTTTATATATCGATAAATGATAACAAGGTGGAGATAAGGGATGCCTCAAAGTTGTGGGGCAAATTTACCTTTGAAGCACACGCCGAGATAAGAAAAGAGCTGGGGGATGATGAGGTTCATATTGCAACCATCGGCCCTGCTGGAGAGAACGGTGTCCGTTATGCCCTTATTCTTTGTGATATGAGGGCTTCTGGTAGGGGCGGTACGGGAGCTGTAATGGGTTCCAAAAACCTGAAAGCGATAGCAGTAAGAGGGACTGGTGAGGTCACTGTTCCTGATACAAAAAAAATAGCCGAGTATTCCTTAAAGATGAATGAAATCTTCGTTTCCAATCCCACCACAGGAAAACAACTTGCCTATTACGGAAGTCCGGGAAGCATCCTTCCCTTTAATAAATTAGGGATATTGGGGACAAGGAACTGGCAGACCGAGGTTTTTGAAGGGGCAGAGGGTATCTGTGGCGAGACCATGCGAGAGAGGGTTGTCAAGAAAGATAAGGCATGTATTGCCTGTCCCATCCACTGTACAAAATTCAGCGTAGTAAAGGACGGTCCCTATAAAGCCACGATAGAAGGGCCGGATTATGAGGCCGTATGGGGCATGGGCTCGATGTGCGGAGTGGATAACCTCGATGCTATTGTTAAGGGCGATGAGATCTGTGACGAATATGGAATCGATCTCATGTCCGGCGGATGTACCGTCGCATGGGCGATGGAAGCCTATGAAAAGGGAATTATCACCAAAGAGGATACCGGAGGCATCGACCTTCGCTTCGGAAATGCCGATGCCATGCTTGAGATGCTGGAAAAGATAGGGAAAAGAGAAGAAGGCTTAGGCTGGCTTCTCGGTGAGGGAAGCAAAAGGGCTTCAGAAAAGATCAGAAAGGGTTCGGAAGAATTTTGTATTACGAATAAGGGGCTCGAGATAGCGGGTCATACAGCAAGAGGGCTTCCCGGCCATGCCATGGGATATGCTGTGGGGCATAGGGGCGGAAGCCATCACGATTCCAGACCCACAGGCGAGAGAACGGGGATGGTGCCAAGGGAAACGACTGAAGGAAAAGGACCCTATGTTGCTGGGGTGAATCATTGGCTGATTTTCTGCGATTCTCTGGTCCTCTGTCATTTCGGTGAATCAGTATGGGGACCCATTGCACTCAATGAGAATACGGTTGAAGCACTGAATGTCGTTACCGGAAGACATCTCAATGTTGATGATGCGAACGAGCATGCGGAGAGGATATGGAACCTCATAAGAGGATTTGCTGCCAGAGAAGGATTTACGAGGGATGATGATACCCTTCCAAAAAGATTCACTCATGAACCCATTCCTGAGGGACCTTCAAAGGGAATGGTTGTTACACCTGAAATGCTTGAAAAGATGAAGGACGAATATTTCGAATTTAGGGGCTGGGATAAGAAGACCGGAATCCCAACAAAGGAAAAGCTCTTAGAGCTCGGCTTGGACTTTATTGCCAAGGACCTTTATCCTGGCTAA
- a CDS encoding TIM barrel protein, whose amino-acid sequence MKEPWSNYFKMGIVHFMAFPGTLKGEGPVLETIQKIAEDDFFDVIEVGIMKDSETRKKARAIIETAHMEVGFGGQPGLLTGQHDLNSLDEGVRKKAIDRSKQSVDEAVELGAKRVALLSGKDPGDKDRDKGLALLIDSLCQISDYANSKGLEGITLEAFDKTIDKKCLVGPSDIAVKLSKAMRDKGYDFGLMWDLSHVPILFEDMEKALDTVKDHLIHIHIGNALHRDTSDVAYGDKHPRFGYPGGENDVPQLAAFLKALFKIGYLGEGKRPVVTFEVMPMGEETSELVIANAKRTLKAAWPLV is encoded by the coding sequence GTGAAGGAACCTTGGTCTAATTATTTTAAAATGGGAATTGTTCATTTTATGGCCTTTCCGGGCACTCTAAAGGGAGAGGGTCCTGTCTTGGAGACAATCCAGAAGATTGCTGAGGATGATTTCTTTGATGTGATTGAAGTTGGAATCATGAAGGACAGCGAAACAAGAAAAAAGGCTCGAGCCATTATAGAAACAGCTCATATGGAGGTAGGTTTTGGCGGTCAGCCAGGATTATTGACCGGCCAGCATGACCTCAATTCTCTGGATGAGGGTGTAAGGAAAAAAGCGATCGACAGATCAAAACAGTCAGTAGATGAAGCAGTAGAGCTTGGTGCAAAAAGGGTTGCTCTCCTCAGTGGAAAGGACCCCGGTGATAAAGATAGAGATAAAGGATTAGCGCTTCTCATCGATTCCCTCTGCCAGATCTCTGATTATGCCAACAGCAAAGGGCTGGAAGGAATAACCCTAGAGGCCTTTGATAAGACAATTGATAAGAAATGTCTGGTTGGGCCCTCGGATATTGCTGTTAAGCTCTCCAAAGCCATGAGAGATAAGGGTTATGATTTTGGGCTTATGTGGGATCTCAGCCATGTTCCCATTCTTTTTGAAGATATGGAAAAGGCATTAGATACTGTAAAGGACCACCTGATTCATATCCATATTGGAAACGCTCTCCATAGAGATACCAGCGATGTAGCATACGGGGACAAACATCCAAGATTTGGGTATCCAGGTGGTGAGAATGACGTTCCGCAACTCGCTGCATTCCTGAAAGCATTATTCAAGATTGGATATCTGGGAGAGGGAAAGAGACCTGTAGTGACTTTTGAGGTCATGCCCATGGGCGAAGAGACATCAGAACTGGTGATTGCCAATGCTAAAAGGACATTAAAGGCAGCATGGCCGCTGGTTTAA
- a CDS encoding YSC84-related protein produces the protein MYKYVRFLGIALILMALVVPALGSRQALAAKAADIDRDVDSALQKLYASTPAAKELSKVAKGILVFPSVVKAGFIFGGQYGVGALRKGDKTVGYYNTVEASYGLQAGAQAFGYALFFMTDSALEYIKKSSGWEIGVGPSIVVVDKGLASSLTTTTAKSDIYAFFFDQKGLMGGLGLKGSKITQITPD, from the coding sequence ATGTACAAATATGTTCGATTTTTAGGTATTGCATTAATACTCATGGCATTAGTTGTACCCGCTTTGGGTTCACGGCAGGCACTCGCGGCCAAAGCCGCTGATATCGACCGCGACGTCGACTCTGCCCTACAGAAGCTCTACGCCAGCACTCCCGCGGCAAAGGAACTCTCCAAGGTGGCCAAGGGGATTCTCGTCTTTCCGAGTGTGGTCAAGGCTGGCTTTATTTTCGGTGGACAGTACGGCGTGGGAGCGCTCCGCAAGGGGGACAAGACGGTCGGCTACTACAACACGGTTGAGGCCTCTTACGGACTGCAGGCTGGTGCTCAGGCATTCGGCTACGCGTTGTTCTTCATGACCGACTCTGCGCTTGAGTATATCAAAAAGAGCTCTGGTTGGGAGATCGGCGTTGGACCGAGCATAGTCGTGGTGGACAAGGGCTTGGCCAGCTCGCTCACGACCACGACAGCCAAGTCTGACATCTATGCCTTCTTCTTCGACCAGAAGGGGTTGATGGGGGGGCTCGGCTTGAAAGGCTCCAAGATCACACAGATCACGCCGGACTAG
- a CDS encoding P-II family nitrogen regulator: MKKIEAIIKPFKLDDVKDKLNEIDVKGMTVSEVKGFGRQKGQVVERNTELYERYVVEFVPKLKLEIVIPDKLVDQVVEVIVSKAQTGQIGDGKIFIIPIEDAVRIRTEEKGEDAII; the protein is encoded by the coding sequence ATGAAAAAGATAGAAGCGATTATCAAACCCTTCAAATTAGATGATGTAAAAGATAAGCTTAATGAAATAGATGTAAAGGGAATGACTGTTAGCGAGGTAAAAGGCTTTGGTCGTCAAAAAGGTCAAGTGGTAGAAAGAAATACCGAATTGTATGAAAGATATGTCGTAGAATTTGTCCCCAAGTTAAAATTGGAAATTGTTATACCAGATAAATTAGTCGACCAGGTTGTAGAGGTAATTGTATCTAAGGCACAAACAGGTCAGATTGGGGATGGTAAGATATTTATAATTCCTATAGAAGATGCTGTAAGAATAAGAACAGAGGAAAAAGGCGAAGATGCCATTATTTGA